The Sander lucioperca isolate FBNREF2018 chromosome 15, SLUC_FBN_1.2, whole genome shotgun sequence genome window below encodes:
- the thumpd2 gene encoding THUMP domain-containing protein 2 has product MTDARSEASLVRYYCTAGNGMEHFLIDEVKRKLAAEDVCQMPGKVLFSSSVGINRVSELKAAERLFLLLKQDLPVQLSANTNPAKAASVLQSRVLGDKNHWTSAVMTWSHLQGELEGRRTTVNPSSTALGVTMKKEEGSRIEEQRGKEEEEKCDEEKKSKRETAQRGEMSSGETCGAEAQILEKKRKRDSEEKESNSDKKAEKQRTSEKERKGQYKEDDEEGRSRVMEFNSCGQNEKRAMISDTDLYSRGSVCVNATPEQDHNLERSCMKMDDMAKDFAVKNVGHVKTTGGRGIKPEPSSPDPVSFRISCKCTGSLSRYFNTQEVSRVIGVGLSKLLGWKTDLKNPQLEVNVNLSDDHCLLGIPLTRLPLAHRSYIKTTGLRSTVAWAMASLAQIQPGFCVVDPMCGVGTILIEAAQEHKASHFLGMDIDDGQLLKAKENVEFAVLGNRIHLLKASSMMLPLPSASVDAVVCDLPFGRKFGTKTTMAANLPLILTEMERIICIGGTLVLLLSPQLSCLLKKLLAQTDSGPTSNQETKPQTGIQDCPSLSPSCSKQQTFQIVQGVNSPPTQKTDPWSVLQHSLPPPLSSLKHQATLRVSLGAIDGLIHKYVKTET; this is encoded by the exons ATGACTGACGCCAGAAGTGAGGCGAGTTTAGTTCGCTACTACTGCACCGCCGGCAACGGGATGGAGCATTTCTTAATCGACGAGGTGAAGCGGAAGCTGGCAGCAGAAGAT GTGTGTCAGATGCCAGGTAAAGTGTTGTTCAGCTCCTCTGTGGGGATCAACAGAGTCAGTGAGCTCAAAGCTGCAGAGAGACTCTTCCTCCTGTTGAAACAAGACTTGCCTGTGCAGCTATCTGCTAACACCAACCCAG CAAAAGCAGCCTCTGTGCTGCAGTCCAGAGTGTTGGGTGACAAGAACCATTGGACCAGTGCTGTAATGACATGGAGCCACCTGCAGGGGGAGCTGGAAGGCAGAAGGACTACTGTCAACCCATCAAGCACTGCCCTGGGAGTGACAATgaagaaggaggaggggagCAGGATTGAAGAACAGAggggaaaggaggaggaggagaagtgcGATGAGGAAAAgaagagtaagagagagacagcacagagaggggaaatgtcGAGCGGTGAAACCTGTGGAGCGGAAGCCCAGATActggagaaaaagagaaagagggattCTGAAGAAAAAGAGTCTAATAGTGACAAAAAGGCAGAGAAACAGAGGACatctgagaaagaaagaaagggacaGTACAAAGAGGATGATGAAGAGGGGAGGAGTAGGGTTATGGAGTTTAATAGCTGtggacaaaatgaaaaaagagcaATGATATCAGACACTGATTTGTATAGCAGAGGATCAGTTTGTGTCAACGCAACACCAGAACAAGACCACAATCTGGAAAGAAGCTGCATGAAGATGGATGACATGGCAAAGGACTTTGCTGTGAAAAATGTGGGACATG TGAAGACTACCGGAGGAAGAGGGATCAAACCAGAGCCTTCTTCTCCTGACCCGGTCTCTTTTAGGATTAGCTGCAAATGTACTGGATCTCTGTCACGATACTTTAATACACAG GAGGTGAGCAGAGTGATTGGAGTAGGCCTGAGCAAACTGCTGGGCTGGAAGACTGACCTGAAGAATCCACAGCTGGAG gtaAATGTTAATTTGAGTGATGACCACTGCCTGCTGGGGATCCCACTAACCAG GCTACCTCTGGCTCACCGGAGCTACATTAAAACCACAGGACTGAGATCTACTGTAGCCTGGGCTATGGCCTCATTGGCTCAGATACAG ccaggcttctgtgtgGTCGACCCAATGTGTGGGGTGGGAACCATCTTAATAGAAGCCGCACAGGAACATAAG GCGTCCCATTTTCTGGGTATGGACATTGATGATGGACAGCTGCTGAAGGCCAAAGAGAACGTAGAGTTTGCAGTGCTGGGAAACAGGATACACCTGCTGAAAGCTTCATCTATGA tGCTGCCTCTGCCCAGCGCCAGTGTAGATGCTGTAGTCTGTGACCTGCCATTTGGCAGGAAGTTTggcaccaaaacaacaatggctgcCAACCTGCCACTCATCCTCACTGAGATGGAGAG aaTCATCTGTATAGGTGGTACCCTGGTTCTCCTTCTGAGTCCTCAGTTATCTTGTCTCCTGAAAAAACTCCTGGCACAGACAGACTCTGGACCAACGTCTAACCAGGAAACAAAGCCTCAAACTGGGATACAAGACTGCCCATCTCTTTCTCCATCTTGCTCAAAGCAGCAGACATTCCAAATCGTCCAGGGGGTCAACTCCCCACCTACCCAGAAAACAGACCCTTGGTCTGTGCTACAACACAGTctgcctccccctctctcctccctgaaGCACCAGGCAACTCTTAGAGTCAGCTTAGGTGCGATAGATGGACTTATCCATAAATACGTCAAGACGGAAACTTGA
- the LOC116061756 gene encoding uncharacterized protein LOC116061756 isoform X2, which yields MGQLFSSEEELSQVKDAIGSLLYDAMLEGGAVPVLGVVHPLLLANHDESLDSQAASLQEQLKQLQGDIGKRAPTYLKDLIGRLASFSDEPRLAGLVGLVVTMVMDMAYTSSKQSPGVKGKSAGSSSCQRVWELQEVMEEYLKRCRINLSDKSRLIQDSIRLEAQLSLTLTQLKTCLLGGDCDSRSLRHWASGAAFHTQMLVHLAGFEGQAEPLAARAALEQYKEDLTQIIPAYRRYKSNSVCVVKCRGVVASCDPSSEVPEEGSMTGLIVTDRETGKSVTIPLSTMKTETGRRRSVSGLDTTSATVSSSINLDLITSDQYAQAYLHHMFSDKGPVAELENYFIKASVNLRTLRIEPGCTNKTGVGNGMEQSDGVHLNDRAQGIDGEQRVDRGQGDNRGKTDRRARRDETEESEQRDESLQLSIVETQPDESLNHHATST from the exons ATGGGCCAGCTGTTCTCATCAGAAGAAGAGCTTTCTCAAGTGAAGGATGCGATTGGTTCTCTCCTCTACGATGCCATGTTGGAGGGCGGTGCCGTACCTGTCCTCGGAGTCGTCCACCCTCTTCTCCTAGCCAATCACGATGAGAGCCTTGACTCCCAGGCCGCCAGCCTCCAGGAACAACTAAAGCAG CTGCAGGGCGACATTGGGAAGAGGGCGCCAACCTACCTGAAGGATCTGATTGGCCGATTGGCATCCTTTTCAGATGAGCCACGCCTGGCCGGCCTGGTGGGATTGGTGGTTACTATGGTGATGGACATGGCCTACACGTCATCAAAACAGTCACCAGGTGTGAAAGGGAAGTCAGCAGGGTCATCATCATGCCAG AGAGTTTGGGAGCTCCAGGAGGTGATGGAGGAGTACCTGAAGCGCTGCAGGATCAACCTGAGTGACAAAAGCAGGCTGATCCAGGACTCCATTAGACTTGAGGCCCAGCTCAGCCTCACCCTCACCCAGCTGAAGACTTGTCTGCTGGGGGGAGACTGTGACTCCAG GTCTCTGAGGCACTGGGCCAGTGGAGCAGCATTTCACACCCAGATGTTGGTTCACCTGGCTGGTTTTGAGGGCCAGGCTGAGCCGCTGGCTGCAAGGGCTGCACTGGAGCAATACAAGGAAGACCTCACACAGATTATACCTGCTTACAG GCGTTATAAGTCCAATTCAGTGTGTGTCGTGAAATGTCGAGGGGTTGTGGCATCATGCGACCCCTCCAGCGAGGTGCCAGAGGAGGGATCCATGACGGGACTCattgtgacagacagagagacaggaaagaGTGTGACCATCCCTCTATCCACTatgaagacagagacag GGAGAAGAAGGAGCGTCTCTGGGCTGGATACCACCTCTGCTACTGTGTCCTCCTCCATTAACCTGGACCTTATCACGTCAGATCAGTACGCCCAGGCATACCTGCACCATATGTTCTCTGATAAGGGACCTGTGGCAGAGCTGGAGAACTACTTTATCAAGGCTAGTGTCAATCTGAGAACACTAAGAATTGAACCAGGATGTACAAATAAAACAGGGGTGGGAAATGGTATGGAACAAAGTGATGGAGTGCATCTTAATGATCGGGCACAAGGCATTGATGGAGAACAAAGAGTGGACAGGGGCCAAGGAGATAATCGGGGAAAGACGGACAGGAGAGCAAGACGAGACGAGACGGAGGAAAGTGAGCAGAGAGATGAAAGTTTGCAACTGAGTATTGTGGAGACGCAGCCGGATGAGAGCCTCAATCATCATGCAACAAGTACATGA
- the LOC116061756 gene encoding uncharacterized protein LOC116061756 isoform X1, which yields MGQLFSSEEELSQVKDAIGSLLYDAMLEGGAVPVLGVVHPLLLANHDESLDSQAASLQEQLKQLQGDIGKRAPTYLKDLIGRLASFSDEPRLAGLVGLVVTMVMDMAYTSSKQSPGVKGKSAGSSSCQQRVWELQEVMEEYLKRCRINLSDKSRLIQDSIRLEAQLSLTLTQLKTCLLGGDCDSRSLRHWASGAAFHTQMLVHLAGFEGQAEPLAARAALEQYKEDLTQIIPAYRRYKSNSVCVVKCRGVVASCDPSSEVPEEGSMTGLIVTDRETGKSVTIPLSTMKTETGRRRSVSGLDTTSATVSSSINLDLITSDQYAQAYLHHMFSDKGPVAELENYFIKASVNLRTLRIEPGCTNKTGVGNGMEQSDGVHLNDRAQGIDGEQRVDRGQGDNRGKTDRRARRDETEESEQRDESLQLSIVETQPDESLNHHATST from the exons ATGGGCCAGCTGTTCTCATCAGAAGAAGAGCTTTCTCAAGTGAAGGATGCGATTGGTTCTCTCCTCTACGATGCCATGTTGGAGGGCGGTGCCGTACCTGTCCTCGGAGTCGTCCACCCTCTTCTCCTAGCCAATCACGATGAGAGCCTTGACTCCCAGGCCGCCAGCCTCCAGGAACAACTAAAGCAG CTGCAGGGCGACATTGGGAAGAGGGCGCCAACCTACCTGAAGGATCTGATTGGCCGATTGGCATCCTTTTCAGATGAGCCACGCCTGGCCGGCCTGGTGGGATTGGTGGTTACTATGGTGATGGACATGGCCTACACGTCATCAAAACAGTCACCAGGTGTGAAAGGGAAGTCAGCAGGGTCATCATCATGCCAG CAGAGAGTTTGGGAGCTCCAGGAGGTGATGGAGGAGTACCTGAAGCGCTGCAGGATCAACCTGAGTGACAAAAGCAGGCTGATCCAGGACTCCATTAGACTTGAGGCCCAGCTCAGCCTCACCCTCACCCAGCTGAAGACTTGTCTGCTGGGGGGAGACTGTGACTCCAG GTCTCTGAGGCACTGGGCCAGTGGAGCAGCATTTCACACCCAGATGTTGGTTCACCTGGCTGGTTTTGAGGGCCAGGCTGAGCCGCTGGCTGCAAGGGCTGCACTGGAGCAATACAAGGAAGACCTCACACAGATTATACCTGCTTACAG GCGTTATAAGTCCAATTCAGTGTGTGTCGTGAAATGTCGAGGGGTTGTGGCATCATGCGACCCCTCCAGCGAGGTGCCAGAGGAGGGATCCATGACGGGACTCattgtgacagacagagagacaggaaagaGTGTGACCATCCCTCTATCCACTatgaagacagagacag GGAGAAGAAGGAGCGTCTCTGGGCTGGATACCACCTCTGCTACTGTGTCCTCCTCCATTAACCTGGACCTTATCACGTCAGATCAGTACGCCCAGGCATACCTGCACCATATGTTCTCTGATAAGGGACCTGTGGCAGAGCTGGAGAACTACTTTATCAAGGCTAGTGTCAATCTGAGAACACTAAGAATTGAACCAGGATGTACAAATAAAACAGGGGTGGGAAATGGTATGGAACAAAGTGATGGAGTGCATCTTAATGATCGGGCACAAGGCATTGATGGAGAACAAAGAGTGGACAGGGGCCAAGGAGATAATCGGGGAAAGACGGACAGGAGAGCAAGACGAGACGAGACGGAGGAAAGTGAGCAGAGAGATGAAAGTTTGCAACTGAGTATTGTGGAGACGCAGCCGGATGAGAGCCTCAATCATCATGCAACAAGTACATGA